TGCTCATCTTCCAAACAAGACTCGTGCCACCTACGAAGAACTCTTTCAGGCTATAGTTGGTGAGTGTGCAGACCTAAACAATTCTATGGATGTGCAAACCGTGGTGACTGACTTTGAAGATGGTGTAGCTACTGAGAGGTGTTCTTGTCGTGTTTGGCCGCGACGTAGAGAGCAAAGGTTGTTTCCATCATCTTACGGAGTCCACTTAGCGTTTGGAAACACAGTATAATACCAGTGCTGAGTTTCGTTTGTTTTGTGGCATGATTTATGCTCTAGCTTTTTTGCCCCTAGAGGACGTTGATGAAGGTATTAGGTATACCTCAAAATTGTCTTTCCACAAGATCCACCTGAAGCCGAGGAGTTGCTCATGGACTTTTATTGTACTTATGTTAGAGGCTCCTTTCGACTAATGCAGCAGCCATTTGGCATGTCCAGTGATGCCCTGATGCCTCTGAGAATACGTCACATTCCATCAATGTTTGCCCCTCACCTATACAATGTGTAATATGACGCCACCATGAACATCAATGCCCGTACTAACAACATATGAGAAAGGGGGAATAATAAATTCTTCACCTCGTTGGTCACTACCATCCTTCAGTCTGGTGATTGAATATGACTTGAATATTTTTGTTTGATTACCTGACTTTCTTTCCTAGCCAGAATTGTGACTTTTCCTGAGACTTCCTGTCACTTTATTatcggccaacacacacacacacacacacacacacacacgcacaaacacacactttttctcatttttgctgATATATAAATATGatctgtatacacacacacacacacacacacacacaaacacaaacactttttctcattattgctgatatatagatataatcagtttttttttattcttttcttttcatttaattttcgaAGGATGAAGATACCCGTCTTTTGTCCTAAGCAAGCGTAGGTTAATTAAGACACTGAGAAAGTAGACAACATTATATTGAGTACACTTCCCTCTTGTCACTAAAACATAAAATACTAATTTCATTAAACATCGTATAAACTTTTGGGTctctatatcattttatttgtcttttattcTCCGTATCATTACCGCTTTAActaagtcttttttttattctttatcttgaATCACTATTGTTTTGCTGTGGTTCTTCTTACACACTTTGGGTTTGTCTTTAGTATTATCCTTATCCATACTATTGGTTTGTGTCTTTGTACCGAACTGTTTTTATGGGTGACGTGTTTGCTTCTGGATGTCCTGGATTTCTCTGTTAACACAGTGACGATCAAAAGTAAGCATTCCTAGTAATCTTAATGACTAAGTTTCTTCCCGTTTCGTGCCCAGCATCATTATTTTGTTCGCATTGTCCACATCACCAGTTCCTCCTTATCACCACATCACCAGTTCTTCCTTAACAAAAGTAACCACCAGTGTCAGTCTTCTCAATGACCAAACCTGACCGTTTCATTCTCTGCATCATTTGAGTTTTGCATCTTCCGGTCTGAATAATCATCTTTAGTCGTCTTAAGGTTTCTCTTGCGTGTGTGACATCTGAACCATCAacatattcctctttctttttcttgcgaGGCGACACTGTCAAATAGAGATCTCGGTCCATCTCTTTGTATAGCCAAGTTCTGTCGCAATCGAATTCTGGGGTCTCgtcctcttccccatctcccaAGGCAAAGCGAACATAGTCTTCATAAAATCCATGGTCTGCTGGAGCTTCTCGGTTTTCCTCTAGCGGTAATATTAGGGAGCTCCAACTCTTAGGTATAGTCACGTCTCTTTCTTCCCCTAGCGATGATAGTTCGAGGCTTCCATTCTCAGATATTGGGACGTCTCTTTCTTCCGCTATCGGTAATATTTGCAAGGTTTCACTCATAGCCGTAGTCATGTCTCTCTTCCCCTCTAGCGGTGACAGTTGCAAGCTTCCCATCTCAGCCGTAGTCTCTTCAATCTTTCCCTCTAGCGGTGACAGTTGCAAGCTTCCCATCTCAGCCGTAGTCTCTTCAATCTTTCCCTCTAGCGGTGACAGTTGTAAGCTTCCAATCATAGCCGTAGTCTCTTCAATCTTCCCCTCTAGCGGTGACAGTTGCAAGCTTCCCATCTCAGCCGTCGTCTCTTCAATCTTTCCCTCTAGCGGTGACAGTTGTAAGCTTCCCATCTCAGCCGTAGTCTCTTCAATCTTCCCCTCTAGCGGTGACAGTTGTAAGCTTCCCATCTCAGCCGTAGTCTCTTCAATCTTCCCCTCTAGCGGTGACAGTTGTAAGCTTCCCATCTCAGCCGTAGTCTCTTCAGTCTTTCCCTCTAGCGGTGACAGTTGTAAGCTTCCCATCTCAGCCGTAGTCTCTTCAATCTTTCCCTCTAGCGGTGACAGTTGCAAGCTTCCCATCTCAGCCGTAGTCTCTTCAGTCTTTCCCTCTAGCGGTGACAGTTGCAAGCTTCCCATCTCAGCCGTAGTCTCTTCAGTCTTTCCCTCTAGCGGTGACAGTTGCAAGCTTCCCATCTCAGCCGTAGTCTCTTCAATCTTCCCCCCTAGCGGTGACAGTTGCAAGCTTCCCATCTCAGCCGTAGTCTCTTCAATCTTTCCCTCTAGCGGTGACAGTTGCAAGCTTCCATTCTTAGCCATAGGGGCGTATCTTCCCCCCTCAAGCTGCCATACTTCCAACCTCCCATTCATAGCTCtacgtttccttctctccctccaagcCGGTGACAGCTCTGTGTAGTGCCCCTCGCCTAGTCGTCTACGCAAAGAAACCACCGTCTCATCCCAAGTCAGCATGTCTACTTCCTCCTTGCACATGTGAATGTAGTATTGGCTGAAGCACTCCTGGAGGCGTCGCGTGAAGAGCATGTTCTCCTCGGCTCGCTGATGGGCTTGTTGAAAGGAAGAGTCACGGAGTTGTTCCGGTCCGAGCTCGAGTGTTTGCCCGCTCATGGTGTTCTGGTGGCTGTGTTGTTGGATGTTAGTTGTGTCCTTTTCGTTCCTGTCCAttaaaaaaggaatgaaatgtaAGAGTGAAGCAAAACGGGATTTTAAATGTAATAGACAATAAATGCTAAGCGGTTATTTTAGCAATGTAGGATAAATCAgtcaataaaaaagagaaagatgaggagagtgACAAAGGACCTTATTAAATAATTTAACGATAGAGGCAGTACCAAATAAGTGATGAAGACTGTAATGCACAAATATAATAGGAATTAATGGATGTTTAAGCAACGCAGAAATAACAATGAGGATAATTAATGACAAAGTAAGTTATTAAGCAATATTACGATAGAagcaatacacaaaaaataaataaacaagtgaTAGGTTTAGCAATGCAGAAAAATAAGAattaaaaatgacaaaaagtaCGATATTAAAGAATTTCAAACAGAAGCAATACAAGGAtacgaaactactactactactactaccaccacactactactactaccactactactactactaccaccaccactactaccactactactactactactaccaccacactactactactaccaccacactactactactaccaccacactactactactaccactactactactaccaccaccactactaccaccactactactactactactactactactaccaccaccactactactactaccaccaccactaccaccaccactaccaccaccactactactactaccaccatcactaccaccaccactactactactactactactgttactactactactactactattactactactactattactactactactactaccaccaccactactaccactactactactaccactactactacacagGACGATACATGTCACATACCATTCATACCAGACTTGACCCAACAACCAACCACAGACAAGCCAGTAAGACCAGACTGTATAACGTAGCAGAAAGATGGAACTTACGAACAGAGTGGACGGCCAGAGCGAACTGACCCTCTGAAGCACTGGGGGTCACTCAACGGCTTCGGACCGGTGATTCGAGACTTTGATTCGAAGCAGTGAAGCAAGTTTTCTGATACTACTTCAGTTTTTATGATtgtaactactaccactactctatctatctactttatctatctgtatatatttatctatctatctatctatagctgTTTCTCATCTAATAATTGAAATGAACTggacttttttcacttttctccttaccttcttcctgttttacctccctcctctctctccttccctcctttcatctctccctaccttccttcctttctctccctccctccatctctttccctttctccctttttccctctttctctttcatccttagTACTGTTACCAAATATATATTCTCGTGTCTTTTATTTCTACGGTGCTCTTAATAACATCAAAGActggtatactctctctctctctctctctctctctctctctctctctctctctctctctcacgctgggGAGAAGCCAAGGTCTGTTTTTCCTCCATGTTACCTCCTCCCTCCGAAAGTGTCTCATTCCCTCCACTCTTGCGCTTAGGATGACGCGGAATAATAAGAGTGTAAGAATAGCCATGGAGGTtgttactcttgttgttgttggtggtggtggtggtgatggtggtggtttaaaTTCGTaagtctttattttcttgtttcttctttgttttatttttttcttgtttttgtctttgttcttgttttgtttgtttgtttgtttttctctttgtttcgaCGACTGAATTCGATTAagattcttcccctcttcttctttttcttcttcttcttcttcttgtttttgtctctgttgttgttttgttcgttttttcttcctctttcgacGACTGAATTCGATTAagattcctcccctcttcttcttcttcttcttctttttcttcttcttctttttcttcttattcttattgttgttgttgttattttttcttctttgtagtATATTTGCATTTATTACGTGTTAGTAgtaatggaagtagtagtagtagtagtagtagtagtaatggtagtagtagtagtagtagtagtagcagcaagcgagtataaatctctctctctctctctctctctctctctctctctctctctctctctctctctctctctctctctctctctctcatcacccacacctctccctaccCCCCTTTTCCCTATACGTGTTTAgcctaaaaaaaaagtaaagaaaaaaaacttattaaGAGACCAAGGGGAGGAGGCAGCTAAGTTTGgcttcacctctcccctcttttcccttccctcccctgggtgtatggggaggggaagggggaggggggtaggtaaggggaggagagagggaaagagagagagtactgaGTTTTTATAAATTTAAGACCAGATGCGAAatttactagtgtgtgtgtgtgtgtgtgtgtgtgtgtgtgtgttatagtagGATTAGTTATGGTAGTGTAgtaatttctttttcattattatcttcttcatctccttctttcttcttctttatctttatcttcatcttccacttATTTTCTCCTGCcgctttatcttcctttattattaCTCCGTCACGGTAAATTGCCTCTGTGTCTCCTTATATCGTAACTAActactctttcccctcccccataCACATCTTCCTCACCCTAACCACCACCAAGCTCTCCTCTGTTGCCTCACCCGCGGCCACCTCTCACCACGGACCCAAGACAACCCTCACACACGCAACCCCAAGGAGAGATACATATATACTTCTGTTCCCACCTTAAGATATACACACACCTGTGATCTCACCTCAATAGAGAACCGctcacacacgtacacattcACACCTATTATTAAGAAGCACACATATACTTCTGTTGTCACATATCGGAAGAAACAAACACATATCTCTTCTCGTGCCTCAAGGAAGTTATTAGCAACACACTTCTCCACTAACCTTAAACAAGAAATACACGTCTACCTCTGTACTATTAACCTAAGATTTTTTATTCCCGCGCAGTATCAAGTCATTAAGAAAACAATTATAcctctttcttgtccttctttaCTTCCCAGTCCTTCCTCAAGTCCTACAATATCACTAATACAAACACAGCACTATCTTTTCATCATATAACTATACTCATTATAGTTTCAATTTCAACTCTAAGGGAACAGTTATAcctctttcttgtccttcttcccattccttcctcaagTCCTACAATATAACTAATACTAACACAGCACTATCTTTTCATCATATAACTATACTCATTACAGTTTCAATTTCAACTCTAAGGGAACAGTTATACCTCTTTCTTGTCATTCTTTACTTCACATTCCTTCTTCAGGCCCTTCAatatcactaatactaacacaacactATCAGCACTGTCTTTTCATCATATAACTAGACCCATTATATTTCAAATTCAACTCCAAGGGAACAAGTATacctttttcttgtccttctttacttcccattccttcctcaggcccttcaatatcactaatactaacacaacactATCAGCACTGTCTTTTCATCATATAACTAGACCCATTATATTTCAAATTCAACTCTAAGGGAACAAGTATACCTTTTACTtgttcttccttgccttctcctccttctctaagtCCTTCAGCATCACCAACTAATGCTAACAAAACACTATCTTCTCATATAACTAGACTCATTACAGTTTCGAATTCTTTTCTAGAGTAAGTTCATTTTGTATTTCCATGGATTATAGGGAAGTGGAGTTGTAGGGAAATCTTAAACTAGGACTTAAGGAACCAAGACTGAAATATCGAAGAGGAATTAGAGATATTATTAGATTAAGCATTTTTTCTCACTCTTCCCAAACTGATTATATCTTGAAAACCAGGAAGGACTCTCTTGTTTTATGGGCCTCGTAAATCGCTTCAGTGGTTAAACAAATACTTTATAAAACACGGATATACTAATACATCGATAGGGATTTGATTCTTTGTTTCCGCTACTCCAGAAGAAGAGTTTAAGGCACGAGAAAAAATCAGAATAGGGGTCAACTCTCTTATTTATAGATTTCTTacccatcacaggctcaagggtcaaggTGACGGAGAagaacactgaggccacgcgcagctatagtacatccccccccccaaaaaaaaaacttcaccttACCAAAACGCTGTGATGGGAAAACAAATACATTCTCTATAAgcacggaggaggaggttcaTGTTTCGTTTTATTAATGCATCTATAACTTGTCTTACCCTCCTCTTTATGTCATCTATATGGCTCAAGAACAGACCCTCGATTCACCTGTTTACACTatcaattttaacttttttttttcactttaattcTTTCTCACCACAACATAACCGAGAGGGAGCTAATTTTACTGCAGCTATAATTTGTCGTAACCTATTCCCTATGGCATCTCTACGGCCTAAGAAACAGAGCCCCGATTCACGTGTTTATACCATCAATTTCaacttgtttttctcttcatcctttctcctcacaACATAATTGAAGGGGTCCTGATTTTATTGCATCCATAACTCGTCGTACGCTACTCCTTATAGCATCTATACGGCCTAAGAACAGACCCTCGATTCATGTGTTTATACCATTAATTTTAACTTGTTTTTCTCCTCATTGTTTCGCTCCACAGAATCGAGACCTGGTTCGAGACTTAGTGCGAGGCTTAATTGTTTTAATGCGTctatattttgtctttatttcggCTATACAGATTAAGGAACAAAGCCCCGATTCAAGTGTTTGGGCTGTCTATATTAACTTTTCTTTTGGTTTgttttcaccttttcccttcacATAATAACAGAAAGGAACTTAAGGTAGTTTGAGAATACATGTTGAACGCTTTTGTTATTATGatcttttcccctttccaaaataataatagaaaggaaGTAGAGGTAGTTTGATTTTAAATGTTGAgcggttttctttattattttttttccttgccagtataatAATAGAAAGGAAGTTTAGGAGGTTTGATTATACATGTTGAACACTTTTCTTTAATATTATCTGTTCAGCTTAAGAACAAAACCTCGTAATTATGCATTTATATAATtagttttaaccctttccttttctttttcctacagactgtgaagaagaaggaaaacagaccgtagacaacaataacaacagaacaaagtgaaataaagtgaaaaataacaacaatagagaagtaacaagagaaaacaacagtaaagaaagaaataaacaaaagtgAAATAACAGACTACGAAGACcaaggaagaagtaagaggaaagaaggaaaccaacaataaagaaaaacaaaagtgaaataacagaaaagcaagacaaaggaaggaacaagaggaaaataacaataaagatacacaaaagaaatagaaaagtaagaccaaggaaggaacaggaagagagaaggaagacatgaagaggaacacgaaaggaaggaagacatgaagaggaaccctgaaagaaggaagacatgaagaggaacccggaaagaaggaagacatgaagaggaACCCGGAATTAAGGACCCGCCGATGAACCTTCCGTCGGCAACACTGAgatcaacacaaaaaacaaccgcGTGACGTCACTGACAACAAACTTGGTTCCGGAGCGCGGGAAGGCGGCCAATAAAATGTATATCAGGTGCAAGGACGCGGCTCTCGGGGAAAACAGTTCTCGGAAGTGTAAATAAACGGCGATAAGGGgcgcagggaagagagagaagccgCCTGTGTGGGAAGTGGCCGCCATAATGTACAGGGAAAGGTCAAAGAGATGAAGACGATAGGACGCCATTGTGGGAAATATTTACCAACTTTTAGATTTTAAGTACATGGTTTTATGAACTTACTGTGTTgtttgaaagggagaaaaagggaggaaaaggtaagacATGTTGTGGAGGGAAAGGACCACAAGATTGAAAAGAGAGACGCCACTGGTGGAAATTTGAGCGTTTACGAACCTAACCAAATGACGTAACTAATGtatagagaaaagaatagaagtttcgtacaaatttataagaaaagaaaaccacaataagtgaaaaaaagaggaaccacaataagaaaaaagagaaagtatcaGATTCCACACaattaaataagaaaacaaaactgaaactagagagaaagaataaaaggcaaaaaaaaaaaaataaccttccTGCCAAGCTATAAGCGAAGGAAACCAAACCCAAAACCATAAATACCTTGATAAAAGCGAACAATGAATCGCGCAAATGGATGATAACATAAACACGGCTAACGTAAGGGGGAGCAGAATTTAGAGGAGCatcgaaggagagagataaatggacCCGTtatataaggaagggaaagactggGGAGACGGCGATGGATACTGCGATGGAAGAGAGGAGTTTAGACGCCAGAATGAGATGACGTTAGGTGCGCAAAACTAATG
Above is a genomic segment from Eriocheir sinensis breed Jianghai 21 chromosome 7, ASM2467909v1, whole genome shotgun sequence containing:
- the LOC126994006 gene encoding uncharacterized protein LOC126994006 — its product is MSGQTLELGPEQLRDSSFQQAHQRAEENMLFTRRLQECFSQYYIHMCKEEVDMLTWDETVVSLRRRLGEGHYTELSPAWRERRKRRAMNGRLEVWQLEGGRYAPMAKNGSLQLSPLEGKIEETTAEMGSLQLSPLGGKIEETTAEMGSLQLSPLEGKTEETTAEMGSLQLSPLEGKTEETTAEMGSLQLSPLEGKIEETTAEMGSLQLSPLEGKTEETTAEMGSLQLSPLEGKIEETTAEMGSLQLSPLEGKIEETTAEMGSLQLSPLEGKIEETTAEMGSLQLSPLEGKIEETTAMIGSLQLSPLEGKIEETTAEMGSLQLSPLEGKIEETTAEMGSLQLSPLEGKRDMTTAMSETLQILPIAEERDVPISENGSLELSSLGEERDVTIPKSWSSLILPLEENREAPADHGFYEDYVRFALGDGEEDETPEFDCDRTWLYKEMDRDLYLTVSPRKKKKEEYVDGSDVTHARETLRRLKMIIQTGRCKTQMMQRMKRSGLVIEKTDTGGYFC